In the Telopea speciosissima isolate NSW1024214 ecotype Mountain lineage chromosome 2, Tspe_v1, whole genome shotgun sequence genome, one interval contains:
- the LOC122651184 gene encoding uncharacterized protein LOC122651184 — MFMKGELTSIFCYQNNQDQERDLNSKKGKHTEINVSYLDEVAGKPSSETSALESNNPLNKLEETLEIKEHESHLGNNTWEQIETDTPDVNQIIAQQSTARVFLEMDPAPKELLENLPLEVDIPFFFLVLFDFFHDFISP, encoded by the exons ATGTTTATGAAGGGAGAATTAACAAGCATTTTTTGCTACCAGAATAATCAGGATCAAGAAAGAGATTTAAATTCAAAGAAAGGAAAGCACACTGAGATAAATGTATCTTACCTAGATGAGGTAGCTGGTAAACCATCAAGTGAAACTAGCGCATTGGAGAGCAATAATCCCCTAAATAAGCTTGAAGAAACTCTAGAAATAAAG GAGCATGAAAGTCATTTGGGTAATAACACATGGGAACAGATTGAAACAGATACACCTGATGTGAATCAGATAATTGCTCAACAATCAACTGCCAGAGTATTTCTGGAGATGGATCCTGCCCCAAAAGAGCTTCTGGAAAATTTACCGCTGGAGGTAgacataccttttttttttcttgtactaTTTGATTTCTTTCATGATTTTATCAGCCCATGA